Below is a genomic region from Ictalurus punctatus breed USDA103 chromosome 12, Coco_2.0, whole genome shotgun sequence.
tgacaaatattacaatattttaatttttgacATGAAATATTTGtagaatgagtctccagtgtgacaGTCAGAGGTCAAGTTTTCCCAAGTCTTCAGGGgcttgtggtttctcagtaacattaaACTGACAAGAACTGTGTGTCGTTCTTGGATAAACATACTGCGGTgggataagaggaataaaacacttcaggacacgcttttataggaaaataatcaacgttgtAGTGAGAACagtaacagtgtttttttttttttcttactaatTCTACGTCCTTCTAAATTGTTTAGTAGTTATCTGTatttgctttatatatatatatatatataaaaaatatgacCTACATGACTAGGACTCTttagagtgtgtgctgtataaACAGGACATAACCATAAGTGGAGATCAGCTCTGCAATCAAAAGCAACAGGAAGTGGGgggttttgcattttttttaatctggaaAATGACATTGGGCAGGGAGAAATCATCTCGTGTAGATCCACTGAGTAAATCAAGCTCCTCTTCACATACATAAACTTCAAAGAAGTAAATACTGCCTCAGTGTACAGGTGTAAGCAGGTTggttaagtaagaaataaaacacgacggggcattaatataaacctgtgatttgcctcgCAGCAGGaaatactgtgtatatacaaCTGGTATCAAATCTTTTGCCCACCATCTTCTAACAAAATGACGCACTAATTCaacacaagaagaagaaagaaagaaaaaagacaaattgAGCAGTTGAACATCTCTGCTTTGCAACTCCgcattgtgtgtgaatgagagaaaTGTTAGTGAAGGACACTCGATAGAAATCCTCCTTTGATAATCAGCTTGCCTGCGTCATCACACCGTGTCGTCCGTGCGTAAGAGAGGAGCTCTTCAGTCCAGAATAATAACTAAGCACTACTGCCACTGAATGCATGGCCCAAGgatttaaagcgcacctattatggatttgaaacgtgcctaattttgttttaaagatctcatagaatagatttacatgcatccaagctcaaaaaaacactttatcctgctcataatttaaactgcagcaatATCTTtatcccccagtgtcacaaacgactcgttaaatgattcgttctaaatgattcgttctaaactcctttcagagagcataccctgctctgattggtcagatgtcgcGGTCTGTTgcgattggtctaccgctgtcggaaaaggaaacacccactaccgtaacgagtttcagctccgtctgtcagcgagcagccgatgaagaccagaggaggggctttttgttacaaacctacgtaggttagtacaggaagtaaggtCTGGAATCACTGAGTCGTTTCAGCCGTTCAGAATCACTTCCTtattttgggagtcgataactccgtgtgtcgtgcactttgattttgGAAACTTCgcagacatttttacattcataaacagctacatatataacacactacatgaaaggtcatattagaaaaaccataataggtgcactttaagggAGTTGGCAATTTACTGAGATATGGTTTCAAGCAGCGTTGCAGGCAAATTTGACTAAATACATTTCCTTATATATGGGGTTTTTCATCTCGGGTCCCTAAACAGCTTTTTGAATTGTTgagaaataataaacacagctttatagtatattagaataattatttatttaataaaataaaggaaaaaagtaAATTACAATCTGTTACAGACGCACACAAAATCAATTCAAATTGTTCCGTTACACCGACGCAATATCTCGGAGAAATACAACTGCAAATATAAACGTTGGAAAAGCTGTACAAATGTAAAGCATGACCGATGCTCTGAACTGTAGAAAATGTGTGAGTATGGACATATGTACAAACTGGCTTCACTGCTTATACGGTGGCTATGAAGGAGGGTCGTCTCCGTGAATCGCCTTATATTTGGCCATTTCTTCGGGAAAAACCTTCCCCAGCTCAGAGATGAGGAGACTTTTAAACTTCTGTAAAGAAATGTGAGGAGGATGTTTTACAAGAATACGTCAACGCTCCATCTGGGTACGTTAGATCTGACTagacatttttaatcatttggtTTGGGGTGAAAGTGAAGTGAAATATGGTTCGTGAAATGTGTTGTTTAAAGTGTTGCCTCACCGTCATGGTGTCAATCTTCCCTTTCACCTGTTCGTTTTTAGCCAAGGCTCGCTCCAAACACTCTTTTGTGTAAAGCTGAGGATTGCGGCCCTGATCAATGTATCTGTggagaaaatgttttattatattcGTAAAATTAAGGAAGGGCATGATTGAAAGATATCCATCTATATTTAGTTACTGGAGAAATCAAgtgtgaaaacaacaacaacaacaaaaaagccatACACGGTTTCCAAAAGGCATGCTGGAGACTAATAAAACATGCACAAAGGTTCTCAGGTCTAATGAGACCAAAATTGAACTATTTGACGAGGATATGAAGCGGTATGCTGGGCAGAAGCCCTAAACTAACGCTACTCATCACCCTGAAAACActcatccccacagtgaagcacggtggtggtagaATGATGCTGTGGGGAAGTTTTTCGTCAGCAGGGAGTGAGAAACTAGTCAAGGTTGAGGCCATGGAATCAAATACAGGGTAATCAAGTACACAAGAGACGCGTGACCAGGGCGAAGGTTTACCTCCCAACAGGACAATAACCGGTCCATATAGGATTTCACTGAGTTTTTTgagattgttgcggccaaaattgcttgattttgctgcggctgtTTACGAAATATTTGATGCAACTTGCGGagtttcttgtgctttttttgtggaaaactacttgacttggtgaaattgcaattgcacgaaattgttttcacagtgatgtttgttggtaaatgagaccttttagctgtactcgcgTTCGGTGTAcggtgccctccattaatattggcacccttggtagaTATGagcaggctgtgaaaatttgtctttattgtttaaccttttgatttaaaaaattcacaaaaatactctgctctcatgggttattaaacaattgcaaacaaaacacaggtttatccaaaatatatatatatcttcgttaaatataggtgtgcgacaattattggcacccctttgGATCACtgccctgctggaagatccaaccacgtcccatttgaagctttctgtcagaggcagtcaggttttcatttaatatctgttaatatctgatagagtccatgatgccatgtatcctaacaaaatgtccaggtcctctggcagaaaaacaaccccaaaacattaaagattcaccaccatatttaagtgtggacatgaggtacttttccatatggctacctctctgtgtaccaaaaccacctctggtgtttattaccaaaaggATAggactgaagacgcttgagtttgtttttgtatgaatGATTAAGGaaatttggcctgtgttacacctcatatttatactcctgtgaaacaggaagtcatggttgaacaattttctgtccctagtcacccaagtgtactaaaaagaaaatgaaaattatcaatgggaatatacttcaaatatatttttctcatatgaagtcataggggtgacaataattgttgtacacctatatttaccaaagattgtttttatataaacctgtgttgtctttgcaattgtttgatatccatgagagcagagtattttagtgattttttttttaacaaaagatcaaaaggttaaacaataaagacgaattttcatagccttcttttaccaagggtgccaatattactggagggcactatacatgaattgaagagggctttggctgaatgcccGCTGTGATAATGTCACAAGGCcagtcttggcccaaatctgcggtaattttgaaaaattgcaaggtCCTCCAAATACTgctgagtttgcttgattttgccttAATTTCTGCTATCgcaaaatcctgaagggactgaaTAACCCTCAGCATACTGCCAGTGCTACACTGGACTGGTTCAAAACCAAGAACCTAAATGACCTAGTCAAAGCCAGAAACCAATCCCACTGAGGATCTGTAGAATGATCTGAAAACTCCAGTTCCCCATCAGTGTCCAGCTCCAGATTTACAAAGCTGACAAAGGAGATATTTCCCAGTGTAACTTAAGTGTTACTCACTCAAATGCCTCCAAAGGTACGTGGATGTCATTAAGCTGTTGCCGGCACTTCTCAATATCTTGCAGTCCTGTGATCATCAGATttctgaaaaaagtgacataacAGCCGTGTTATTTTAAATGGGATTAAACAATAGAAATGCATTCCTCTATTCATGCTGACTGGAATGAATTCATAAATGTGCCAACACTGAGTTTTTGGCACTATATCTGGTGgctttttaaaccttttttgcaacgttatttacattttttaaaagcctagagacaaatctagtgactttttgagCACGTTAGCGACTATCCTGGTTATACGAGTTCTCAGCACTAATCAAGGCGATCGCCCTTGTTCTCAATGACCAATCAAGGCGACCGCCCTTGTTCTCAAAGACCAATCACGGCGATCGCCCTTGTTCTCAAAGACCAATCACGGCGATCGCCCTTGTTCTCAAAGACCAATCACGGCGATCGCCCTTGTTCTCAAAGACCAATCACGGCGATCGCCCTTGTTCTCAAAGACCAATCACGGCGATCGCCCTTGTTCTCAAAGACCAATCACGGCGATCGCCCTTGTTCTCAAGGTGACCAATCACTGTTGTATTTCCCATCCACACATACATTGTTCTTCATTTTAACGTCTCTTCTCGTCTACATTAACAAATAATAacgaataaacaaataataagttACATCATGTTTCTCACTGCTTACTACAACAGCGTCATTTTGTTCTTGACAGAAATGACGCTATTTTGTAAATACATAAACAGTGGTGCCATGATCAAGGAACAGGTTATCTGTTGTTTTCCAGTCAGTTTAAATTATTCTAAGTGTCTTCAGAAAAGCGTTCTCCTTTTGTGTTCTGATATGCAAACGATCACGGCGacttaatgaatatgcaaattagcttTTTGCGTCATCTGGCGACTTCTAATGCCTTTTCGAGCACGCATTAACCAATTCCCCCTGAATATGTTGGCATGAGTGTTACTATTCCTCATTTTACAAGGGAAATTAGCTGATATTAGCTAGCCATCTTATACAAAGCCGCAAAACGACTTCTTCGTGGTTAATATACTGTGTTTACATGCGGAATACAGAGATTATATTTGTGCTTTATCCTTTTTCAAGCGCTACATCACAGCTTACAGTTTCTGATTGAGTCCTGTTTGGCTGCTCGGTTGAAAATCGCTAACGATGATTCCCAGCTGTCGTATATTCTCGATAAATTTCTCCAGATGCTCTTCAAGATTGTCAAACTTCTCAGCCATGTTGAGAAAAAATACACGTACACATGAAGAAAAAACTAAAAcgttcacacacaaacagaaaaatcGGAGtagtttttaaacaaaaatggccTGTGAGCTTCTCGGTGATACACTTTCCGGCAGTGTAAGCGAGCCAATCAGGGACCGGAACTGTGAGTAGTCTCGGTAACGGCAACAGAGCTAACGTAAAGCGTCTCGAATTGCTGCAAAGTGTCGTCAGAAAGAAAAAGGCAAACAATAAGCGCTGACATCGCACGGGGGGGGGGCTCTTTTTCTGTGTTAGTGAATTACAGTTTATAAACAATAGAGGACAGAAGCGTGGagtgaaatgtgtttaaaaatccaCGCGCCCACCATTCATCACGATCAATTAATCCGCGTTGATAAGAACCGGTGCATATTTACATTGACACCACATTAATACATTCAAACATGAACCCAAAATATAAGCCAAAGTCTAAATGAAGCCTAACTCCGGGATTTAGGGATTTATACGACCCCAATAACTCGCCAAATTCCACCAAGAATAAGAAGAAAAGGGGTGAGGGGGCAGTAGGCTGGGACAGAATACCACATGCGACCCTATTCCCTACGCATGCGCACTACGTAGTACATGAGATCAAACGCGTGTACAcgctatatagtgcactaggtgTGGGATTGGGAGTGGATTGGGTATGCAGCCAGGACAGCTGATGCACTGGAAGTCCGACCCTCCTCCCCAGCCTTCACATTTCGTACCCTTCACTTGATTATTCATTCCGTCCAGGTACAAACGAGCAGTCGGGCAGTGCTGGTGCGTGtacgagtgtgtatgtgtgtgtatgtgtgtgtgcgtgtgtgtgggagagggagagaaagaaaggagagagagaaaggagatagagagagagagcttgtcGGACTGGTTTACTGCAAGCGACATTACAGAGCTGAGTTAAAGGCTTAAGCTCGATCAGAGCAGATCAGATCTGGATTAAGCAAGGGGAGATCGGATCTATTTCCCGGGGTGAGGCAtcgaaataataataagaagaagaagaaggtaaGTGATCGGAGCTTTGATTAATGCTGGTGTTGTGTGCTGTAATAGACAATGAAAAGGTCCGCAGGCTGCTGCAGCCGTAATGACCGCGCATTCATTGACGCACTGGGTTTAAATGTacagatctaaaaaaaaaaaaaaaaaaaaaatccacagctATATTCATATGTTATATGAATGTGTTCTATGAGCTATATATGTGTTTGATTCCAGCTCTGTGGGATGATGCACTGAAAGCGGGCTGCTCTCAGGCGCCCAGCggtcatcctcctcctcctcctcatcctcctcaccatcctcctcgtcctcctcctcatcatctccCGTGCCTGCAGTGAGAACAAATCCTGGTGCATTGTGGTCCCCATCACGTAACCATCGGGAGAGCTGCGGAATCCCCCCCTTTCCTTCCCCCCCcactcccaaaaaaaaaaaaaaaaaaaaaggacagcgTGATGGCCACTCTTCTGCGAAAGATCGGTCTGATCCGCTTGCACGACCGAGACACAGAAGACCCCAAGCACCATCCGAAAGGGACTAAGCAAGGGAATCAGAAAAACAGCACCAAGCACTGTCACCAAAACGAGACGAACATCCTGAGCACCCCGGAAATCAAGGCCAAGCGCTCGGACGTCTCCGCCAAAGACAAAGCTCCTGCAAAGGACAAGCCGAGCAAGGAGACGAAGGAGAAGCAGCAGACGGGAAGCGCCAAGTCGAGCTCGAGCTCCGTGCCACCTCTGGCGCCCAACAGGCAGCACTGTGCGCAGGTGAGGACGCGGCGTCTCATGAAGGAGCTGCAGGACATCCGGCGCCTGGGAGACGATTTCATCACGGTGGAGCTCGCCGACGACAACCTGTACGACTGGAACGTCAAGCTGCACCAGGTGGACAAGGACTCGGCGCTGTGGCAGGACATGAAGGAGACCAACACCGAGTACATCCTGCTGAACATCTCCTTCCCCGACAACTTCCCGTTCTCACCACCGTTCGTGCGCGTGCTCACGCCGAGGCTGGAGAACGGCTACGTGCTGGACGGAGGAGCCATTTGCATGGAGCTGCTGACACCGCGCGGCTGGTCCAGCGCCTACACCGTGGAGGCCGTGATGAGGCAGTTCGCCGCCAGCCTCGTCAAAGGACAGGTGAGAAGCACGGTTGTTCAGAGCTTTCAGGGCAAAGTCGCTAATGCATGCTCAAAAGAAAGTCTTCAGATGATGTAACGGACTAATTTGCATGttttatatatagagagatatatatctCTTCTGAATAAACTTAGACGAGACAGTTTCATCTGAATAGAAAATAACAGACAGTTTATTTCCGTAGAAATAAGTCTTTGGTTacggcatcacacacacacagaaaaaaaaaaactatttccatatttacaaaataaagaaTATTGTCATTTCCATCAAGAATGCTGACCAGAAGAAGCAGTGATATTGAGTAGTCCAGAAATAGACATGAAGGAAACAGGTGCAGGTGGAATAACTTGCAATTATTACTTTAGTATTAAATATCACCaagatcaaaataaaaatatacataaaatataaataaaaaagtttcaccaaaaagagagtttaaaaaaaaaaaaatgtgtgacaTTCAACAgcaatcagtgattggtcattgggaagaATAATGACCAGTGATTGGTCGtttggaacaatggtgatcagtgattggtcattgggaagaATAATGACCAGTGATTGGTCGtttggaacaatggtgatcaatgattggtcattgggaagaataatgatcagtgattggtcgtttggaacaatggtgatcagtgattggtcattgggaagaATAATGACCAGTGATTGGTCGTTTGGaacaatggtggtcagtgattggtcattgggaagaataatgatcagtgattggtcgtttggaacaatggtgatcagtgattggtcattgggaagaataatgatcagtgattggtcgtttggaacaatggtgatcagtgattggttgtttggaacaatggtgatcagtgattggttgtttggaacaatggtaatcagtgattggtcttttgGAACAaaagtggtcagtgattggtcatttggaacaaaagtgatcagtgattggtcgtttgGAACAATGGTGAACAGTGATTGGTCACTGGGGAAATGGTGAGTCGTGTAAACCTGCTCTGGTATAACAGAGCAGCTGTACTGTAAGCTGGACAGCCGTATTGAGTGCAGAACAATATCTAACGTCTGCTCAAAAAGTCCctaggctctttttttttctaaaatctgGCTAGAAGGGATTAAAAAGTCACCAGATCTACAGGTTCATGAGGGtagatgttgtgttttttgccctcagtcacgtgatgcgTTGCTTTACTCTCATAAGAGTATAGACAGAATAGTATTGTTTACGCCATCTGTCTTTAAGAAGAGGACAGAGTGTGCTTCGACTTTATCAGAGTCTACATTGCATTGTTTATGCCATCTGCTTTTAGGTTTGgggttttgtgtatgtgtgtgtgtgtgtgtgtgtgtgtgtgtgtgtgtgtgtgtgtgtgtacaggtgtgatCGTGCTTCAGATTTGTAGGTGTATGTTAGAACTTAAAAGAAACGAAGGCACCAGGCTGCTGGCGTGGCAACATCAAGAATACATCTATAAATACTTGAAGGTACATATTTGAACATTAAGGACCGCTGATGTaccttttaaagctttactctaaaagctAGTTAAAGGTACACCACAAGAACCTTCCAAAAGAGGTCCGCTTGATGCTAGCACCCCAGAGACGAGGAAAAGCATACACTACATTGTGTCTAGAAATTGAAAGCTCTACATTTTATGGGCAGAGAGACCACAAGCTTATTTACACCATCTGTCTTACCTAAGAGGACAAAGAGAGGCCATATTGCAGATTCACAGGTTTGGACGTTTCACAACTTCTGAGTGACCTGAATAACCTTGATAGACATGCGTCGTATGGTTTACGCTACGTGTCTCACAAAAGACTCCTTAAGTCCCAACAGGTAGGCAATGAGCAATTCGAAAATGTCCAAATCTGCTGTTTATGCTGTTACATTTGAAGTTATCCCTATTTCCTTACATCATGAGCATCTTTGGTGTCCTTCACATGAAGGTGAACGCACATACGATGgacttaaagctgcagtatgtaACTTTTTTGTTACAAAATTATAGAACTAGCATTGTTGAGTCAAATTATTGctcaccatgtgtgtgtgtgtgtgtgggggggggggggggggggggctaaaaTATTCAGAGTGATCAGGTTGGATTTAGAGGTTATTGAGTTTTTTTTAGACCCGTACATCAAACATACTCACAAATTTCTCAtgtgcagaaagaaaaaagaaaacgtaTCGCTGCCATGACCTTGGTGCTTGAATACGCAGTGAATGTATTCTCGAACATCATATTAGGGACGCGCAACACAACTGATGCTGTGTGATGTCCTCCCACAAGTTGCTTGCGAtaacatttctaatataatgttGCATATTGCAGCTTTAATGCTATAGTATAGCCTGCAgatggagggttttttttatgttgcacTGACGTTTGTAAAGAACGTGAAAGAAGCTGACTAACCTCGCCGATGTCTTTCTTTCAAGGTGTCTAAAAGTGCTTTATCATGCCAGATTTACAGCTCACGGCCTCTCGCCTTCATCGCCTGAAGCATTCAAGGGCAATTACCAATCTAGACAGTGCTGACACAAGAGAGTCCCAGAGGAGCTAAAACAGAGATATGGTACTGCGTTTTTATCACGAAGgttaataatgaactttttttttctttttttttttaatgaccttcTTCTGCAGacattatttacaataaattcTACAACAGTGCTCTGGATTAGAGTTTACTCGTTATTTGTAGGCTATTCTTTGGCTAGAGTCCTCTGTGGCTTTAAGGCTTCGGGGTACAATTTgatgaatctgattggttgctgTAGAGGCTGAAGCTTTAATAGGGAATTTCTGTGCCGCACAAACGAGGTTCTTTGATGTTCAAAGAGAAAAGCAGTGACAGAATTCCGGAACAGAAAGTGTTCACTTGAAAGACAGTGCTATTGCTTTGATTTTTCCCTTGTGTCGTTCCTGCACTTAGCCAAGATGGAACTTGGAAAAAACCATGGCATGGGATTTTGGCTGaaaagcaaatatatatatatatatatatatatatatatatatatgaacgtCCATGAGACcagtcagttcctgttatcacttacgttatagcagccaTAAAccgtcattccctcaccagcctctcgttttactctcttgaagttaagacGAAAATGGTCGCCTAACCAAGAAAGCAGAACGCACAAACCCCAACTGAAGACTTTTCCATGGTGGAAatctgttacaaagcgctgacattggagactccttccataaaaccGAAAGAAAAGCCTCCTTACAGAAATCGTCTCTCTGTCAGCGATTGTTATTCGGCGTAGCTCATGTGGCGTGTCGACCGTACAAAATTCCT
It encodes:
- the med10 gene encoding mediator of RNA polymerase II transcription subunit 10, with protein sequence MAEKFDNLEEHLEKFIENIRQLGIIVSDFQPSSQTGLNQKLNLMITGLQDIEKCRQQLNDIHVPLEAFEYIDQGRNPQLYTKECLERALAKNEQVKGKIDTMTKFKSLLISELGKVFPEEMAKYKAIHGDDPPS
- the ube2ql1 gene encoding ubiquitin-conjugating enzyme E2 Q1 isoform X2; the protein is MATLLRKIGLIRLHDRDTEDPKHHPKGTKQGNQKNSTKHCHQNETNILSTPEIKAKRSDVSAKDKAPAKDKPSKETKEKQQTGSAKSSSSSVPPLAPNRQHCAQVRTRRLMKELQDIRRLGDDFITVELADDNLYDWNVKLHQVDKDSALWQDMKETNTEYILLNISFPDNFPFSPPFVRVLTPRLENGYVLDGGAICMELLTPRGWSSAYTVEAVMRQFAASLVKGQIAFENAFDKRRTY
- the ube2ql1 gene encoding ubiquitin-conjugating enzyme E2Q-like protein 1 isoform X1, producing MATLLRKIGLIRLHDRDTEDPKHHPKGTKQGNQKNSTKHCHQNETNILSTPEIKAKRSDVSAKDKAPAKDKPSKETKEKQQTGSAKSSSSSVPPLAPNRQHCAQVRTRRLMKELQDIRRLGDDFITVELADDNLYDWNVKLHQVDKDSALWQDMKETNTEYILLNISFPDNFPFSPPFVRVLTPRLENGYVLDGGAICMELLTPRGWSSAYTVEAVMRQFAASLVKGQGRICRKAGKSKKAFSRKEAEATFKSLVKTHEKYGWVSPPVSDG